Proteins encoded by one window of Nitrospiraceae bacterium:
- a CDS encoding aconitate hydratase, producing the protein MGKNIVEKIFGSHLVYGDIKPGSPIGLKVDEVYTQDATGTMTWLQFEAIGLDKIKVPLAVSYVDHNMLQSNYMNADDHLFLQTAAAKYGAYFSRPGNGISHQINLERFAAPGRIALGTDSHTPTNGGMGMIAIGVGGLDAATVMAGSPFEINMPEVVLVKLNGKLPRPWVMGMDVILEILRRLTVKGGVGKIIEYGGEGVKDLSVTERATITNMGAELGATTSIFPSDERTKYFLKAQKREQEWVELSADKDAEYSNIIELDLNSLEPMIAKPHSPDSVVPVRELAGTEVNQICIGSCTNSSYQTMKAVASILRKNVVSEKVNLLINPGSKQVYEMMAKEGLTAEMIASGARMLESSCGPCIGMGGSPGSAQVSVRSYNRNFMGRSGTKDALVYLANPLSCAVFAIRGVITDPRYSELKVEEFKEPSTYPVNDNMLIPPREDYRSVKVIKGPNIKEVLVKKPLGEEIKAEVLLKLKDNITTDDIMPAGSQLLPLRSNIPAISEYVFHGIDATFSKRAKSASEHGGGIVVGGENYGQGSSREHAAMAPMFLGLQAVIAKSFARIHKSNLINFGILPLQFKNPSDYEKIEKGDMLAIRNIINSLNSEQIYKIENLTKNFTFEVLSDFNDRQKNIIIKGGLLPYTKQQ; encoded by the coding sequence TTGGGAAAGAATATAGTTGAAAAGATTTTTGGATCACATCTGGTTTATGGAGATATCAAACCTGGAAGCCCTATTGGCCTTAAGGTTGATGAGGTCTATACTCAAGACGCAACAGGAACAATGACATGGCTTCAATTTGAGGCAATAGGACTCGATAAAATTAAGGTACCTCTTGCTGTGTCATACGTTGACCATAATATGCTTCAGTCAAATTATATGAATGCTGACGATCACCTGTTCCTTCAGACTGCTGCCGCGAAATATGGCGCTTATTTTTCACGGCCAGGCAATGGAATATCCCACCAGATAAATCTTGAAAGATTTGCAGCTCCAGGCAGGATTGCTCTTGGGACAGACAGCCATACACCGACAAACGGCGGCATGGGAATGATCGCAATAGGAGTCGGAGGTCTCGATGCTGCAACTGTAATGGCAGGCTCTCCTTTTGAGATTAATATGCCTGAGGTTGTGCTTGTAAAGCTTAACGGAAAACTCCCTAGGCCTTGGGTAATGGGAATGGATGTGATACTCGAGATATTAAGAAGGCTTACTGTCAAGGGCGGAGTTGGAAAGATAATCGAATACGGAGGAGAAGGCGTTAAGGACTTAAGCGTTACAGAACGAGCGACAATTACTAATATGGGCGCTGAACTTGGCGCAACAACATCCATATTCCCGAGCGACGAAAGAACAAAATATTTTCTGAAAGCGCAAAAAAGAGAACAAGAATGGGTAGAGCTTTCTGCTGACAAAGATGCAGAATATTCTAATATCATCGAACTGGATTTGAATTCGCTCGAGCCAATGATTGCAAAGCCTCACAGTCCTGATTCGGTTGTTCCTGTCAGAGAGCTTGCAGGCACAGAGGTAAATCAGATATGCATTGGCAGCTGCACAAATTCTTCGTATCAGACAATGAAGGCAGTTGCATCAATTCTAAGAAAGAATGTTGTTTCAGAAAAAGTTAATCTTCTGATCAATCCAGGATCAAAGCAGGTTTATGAGATGATGGCAAAAGAAGGGCTTACAGCCGAGATGATTGCTTCAGGCGCAAGAATGCTTGAATCTTCGTGCGGACCCTGCATTGGGATGGGAGGTTCGCCTGGAAGCGCACAGGTATCAGTAAGGTCTTACAATAGAAATTTCATGGGAAGAAGCGGGACAAAAGACGCACTGGTATATCTTGCAAATCCCTTGAGCTGCGCTGTGTTTGCGATAAGAGGCGTAATTACGGACCCGCGTTATTCCGAACTCAAGGTTGAAGAATTCAAAGAACCGTCAACGTATCCTGTTAACGACAACATGCTTATTCCTCCAAGAGAAGATTACAGATCAGTTAAGGTTATTAAAGGACCTAATATAAAAGAAGTGCTTGTAAAAAAACCTCTTGGTGAGGAGATAAAGGCAGAGGTACTGCTTAAACTAAAGGACAATATAACGACCGATGATATTATGCCTGCTGGTTCACAGCTTCTGCCTTTGAGGTCAAATATTCCTGCTATATCGGAATATGTTTTTCACGGCATTGATGCGACATTCAGTAAAAGGGCAAAATCAGCGAGTGAACACGGCGGAGGCATCGTAGTCGGCGGAGAAAATTACGGTCAGGGTTCATCGCGCGAACATGCTGCAATGGCTCCGATGTTTTTGGGTCTTCAGGCTGTTATTGCGAAATCATTTGCAAGAATACACAAGTCAAACCTGATAAATTTCGGGATCCTGCCTCTGCAATTCAAGAATCCGTCTGATTATGAAAAGATAGAAAAGGGCGACATGCTTGCAATAAGGAATATTATTAATTCTCTGAATTCTGAGCAGATATATAAGATCGAAAATCTGACAAAGAATTTTACTTTTGAGGTTCTGTCTGATTTTAATGACAGGCAAAAAAACATAATTATAAAAGGCGGGCTGCTGCCTTATACAAAGCAGCAATAG
- a CDS encoding molybdopterin-dependent oxidoreductase, whose product MSKRKKITRREFIKTGVAIGTVVTFCPDLFRMVFGVDAEARSKSITYDQIIRTACSPSCAGQVCGMNAFVKNGKIVKIEPAEFPDPKYKRICLKGLTHLERTYHKDRLKYPMKRVGERGSGKWKRITWDEALDTIASKITEIKEKHGSDSLVFMPVGGGTSTVLNSRSGWRLANLLDAQAVASISLHGDLAVGNLMTLSWKGGTPRGSLLGYTEPSDYKNSKLIILWGENTSESRMMDMHFMYDAMDNGAKIVVIDPRFTSTASRANKWIPIKPGTDGALALSMMHVIIDKNLHDKNFIAKYTVGPFLVRSDNGMFLRDKDINEKGGDDYMVFDQSGDKLEHASENVDQALIVKKEVILKNGSKISVETAFSLLKQLADKYPPKVASEITNIPAAQIEQLAIEYGKTKPSLIRIGRSFHVYMDGHNAQRAVITLGALTGNIGNSGGGVLHGGGTQAIGGSALSRFNMKEFLSPTGKPLKVLPGLHLTGNPDIAKKTKFLWVSGKNPINQSPAKNKFVNEILPNYEFFVVMDQFMTVTAEYADIVLPACSWFEKTDIAVAVHYYLQLQQKVIEPMYEAKPEIEVYGEIAKRLGFGKYFEKTTEEWLEILLNNPNATELKGITLAKLKQGACRINVPDPYIGWADKKFLTDSGRIEFYVEWLKEFGEELPLYKEPFEVSPLNPLFKKYPLMFQQGHTRYYAHSQFGGYSPSILELNPEPQISIHPSDATPRRIKSGDFVNMVNDRGRLKCKALVTEGIMPGCVHIPEGWWPKHYRGGHHNDLTHDTLTKATSNNKKLRRESNSPFYDTLVEVKKA is encoded by the coding sequence ATGTCTAAACGAAAAAAAATTACAAGACGAGAATTTATAAAAACAGGGGTGGCCATAGGTACTGTTGTAACATTCTGTCCTGATTTATTTAGGATGGTATTCGGTGTTGATGCTGAAGCCCGCTCCAAATCAATAACTTACGATCAAATTATCAGAACCGCCTGCTCACCCTCATGCGCAGGGCAGGTATGCGGGATGAACGCTTTTGTAAAAAACGGTAAGATTGTGAAAATAGAGCCCGCTGAGTTTCCTGACCCCAAGTATAAAAGAATCTGCCTTAAAGGACTAACTCATTTGGAGCGAACATACCATAAAGATCGTCTTAAATATCCTATGAAAAGGGTAGGGGAAAGGGGTAGTGGGAAATGGAAGCGTATCACTTGGGATGAAGCGCTAGACACTATCGCATCAAAAATCACAGAGATAAAAGAAAAGCATGGGAGTGATTCGCTCGTGTTCATGCCGGTTGGAGGAGGCACAAGTACAGTTCTGAACAGCAGATCAGGATGGCGTCTTGCAAATCTTCTGGATGCTCAGGCAGTAGCATCAATCTCGCTTCATGGCGATCTTGCTGTAGGGAACCTTATGACGCTGAGTTGGAAAGGTGGAACTCCTCGCGGCTCGCTTCTCGGCTATACAGAACCTTCTGACTATAAAAACTCAAAGCTTATTATACTTTGGGGCGAAAATACCTCTGAATCAAGAATGATGGATATGCATTTTATGTATGATGCTATGGATAATGGCGCAAAAATAGTTGTAATTGACCCCAGATTTACTTCTACTGCATCTAGAGCTAATAAGTGGATTCCAATCAAGCCTGGAACTGACGGCGCACTGGCTCTTTCGATGATGCATGTGATTATTGATAAAAATCTGCATGACAAGAACTTTATCGCCAAGTATACTGTCGGACCATTTCTTGTCAGAAGTGACAACGGAATGTTTCTGCGAGACAAGGACATAAATGAAAAAGGCGGCGATGACTACATGGTATTTGACCAATCAGGAGATAAGCTTGAGCATGCGTCTGAAAATGTGGATCAGGCATTAATCGTTAAAAAAGAGGTCATACTTAAAAATGGCTCGAAAATTAGTGTTGAAACAGCTTTTTCGCTGCTCAAACAGCTTGCTGACAAGTATCCTCCAAAAGTTGCATCTGAAATTACAAACATACCTGCAGCACAAATTGAACAGCTTGCTATCGAGTACGGCAAAACAAAGCCCAGCCTTATCAGAATAGGCAGGTCATTTCATGTGTACATGGACGGACATAATGCGCAGAGAGCGGTAATCACTCTTGGCGCTTTGACCGGGAACATTGGCAATTCTGGAGGTGGAGTTCTTCATGGCGGCGGGACACAAGCTATCGGCGGTTCTGCCTTGTCACGGTTTAACATGAAGGAGTTTCTCAGCCCTACAGGTAAGCCTCTGAAGGTTTTGCCAGGACTGCACCTTACAGGAAATCCTGATATAGCAAAGAAAACAAAATTTCTCTGGGTGTCGGGAAAAAATCCGATCAATCAATCTCCAGCAAAAAACAAGTTTGTAAATGAGATATTGCCTAATTATGAATTTTTTGTTGTGATGGATCAGTTCATGACTGTCACTGCTGAATATGCTGATATTGTTCTTCCTGCATGTTCATGGTTTGAAAAAACAGATATTGCGGTTGCTGTGCATTACTACTTGCAACTTCAACAAAAAGTGATAGAGCCGATGTATGAAGCAAAGCCGGAAATAGAGGTGTATGGTGAGATAGCCAAGAGACTCGGCTTTGGAAAATATTTTGAAAAAACAACTGAGGAGTGGCTTGAAATTCTGCTCAATAATCCAAATGCAACCGAGCTTAAAGGGATCACGCTTGCAAAGCTGAAACAGGGGGCGTGCCGTATAAATGTTCCTGACCCATATATTGGATGGGCAGATAAAAAATTCCTGACTGATTCCGGGAGGATTGAATTTTATGTAGAGTGGCTGAAGGAGTTTGGGGAAGAACTCCCTCTATATAAAGAACCTTTTGAAGTTTCTCCTTTAAATCCGCTCTTTAAAAAATATCCTCTTATGTTCCAGCAGGGACACACTCGATATTATGCTCATTCGCAGTTCGGAGGCTATAGCCCCTCTATACTCGAATTGAACCCAGAACCGCAAATCAGTATACATCCATCGGATGCAACGCCTCGTAGAATCAAAAGTGGTGATTTTGTCAATATGGTTAATGACAGGGGCAGATTGAAATGCAAAGCACTCGTTACTGAAGGTATAATGCCTGGTTGTGTTCATATACCTGAAGGATGGTGGCCGAAGCACTATCGCGGAGGACATCATAATGACCTTACGCATGACACGCTTACAAAGGCTACATCAAATAACAAGAAACTACGCAGGGAATCAAACAGCCCGTTTTATGATACCCTTGTTGAAGTAAAAAAAGCGTAA